Proteins from one Nerophis lumbriciformis linkage group LG08, RoL_Nlum_v2.1, whole genome shotgun sequence genomic window:
- the LOC133611278 gene encoding uncharacterized protein, with protein MQLVKSILTKKSGGEYLINEYNRTKSLTDESRRKLVNILSAEMTEKNGQVKEMYAQGIVNLFPNLKDPFFKNGYEHFYDSNSGTGYLSWRIKTIQRCSAKERRSSFGALAEGPSDEDKSGGPTVGRVTQFIPEIVLSEDECKEAMSLMKHSADVDMVIKEMKLTFAHRHNMVLDPQQSSNILSYFPRFKDIKGLVEQDFVLLFGEDVSGKFLEK; from the exons ATGCAA cTGGTGAAATCCATTCTTACCAAGAAATCGGGTGGAGAATatttaataaatgaatacaaCCGAACTAAGTCCTTGACAGATGAGAGCAGAAGAAAATTGGTGAATATACTGTCAGCTGAGATGACGGAGAAGAATGG ACAGGTGAAGGAAATGTATGCACAAGGAATTGTGAACTTGTTCCCCAACCTCAAAGACCCATTTTTCAAGAATGGCTAT GAACATTTTTATGATAGCAACAGTGGTACTGGGTACTTGTCCTGGAGAATTAAAACTATTCAGAGATGCAGTGCTAAAGAAAGGCGATCatcatttggag CTTTGGCGGAAGGACCATCTGATGAAGACAAGTCGGGAGGACCAACTGTTGGACGAGTTACCCAATTCATTCCAGAGATTGTCCTGTCTGAAGATGAGTGCAAGGAAGCGATGTCACTGATGAAACATTCGGCTGACGTGGACATGGTCATCAAAGAGATGAAGCTGACATTTGCTCATCGGCATAACATGGTCCTGGACCCACAGCAGTCAAGCAACATTCTATCTTATTTTCCTCGTTTTAAAGACATCAAAGGCTTG GTTGAACAGGATTTTGTTCTATTGTTTGGAGAGGATGTATCGGGCAAGTTTCTGGAGAAGTAG